The window GGCGGTGGCGCCTCATTAGCCAGCCTGTATGTCACCTCGCCGTATGCCAACCGCACAGTCTGGGCACTCCCATGGTCTGCACTGGCAGCCGGAGCCGTCACTCCGACCAGCACGTGGCAGCCGGGAGTAAACGGTCTGCCGGCGGGCGCGGTGGCGTTCGGCGAGCAGGTCGGGTGACGGCGGTGTCCGAGCCTCAGAGCAGAATTTGGAAAGGCGAACGGGTAGATATGGGGCAAGACCACGCCGCGACACGCCGCTGGCGGATGCGGCTGACGGCGATGACGCTATCGCTGGGACTGGTGGCCACGGCGCTGTGGGTCAGCGACGGAGCGCCTGACACTGAGGTGCAGGCACTGGGACCCGCCGGCGCGGCAGCGCCGTGGACCGAGATGCAGGCCCGCACTGATGCCCTGAAGTCGGGCAGGAAGGTCGAAGTACGATCCAAGGCCGGCGATCGGCAGGTGACCTACGCCAACCCGGACGGCTCATTCACGCACGAGTCCCACGCACAGCCATTCCGTACTCGCCAAGGCACAGAGTGGGTGCCCGTCGACACCACCCTGGTCCGCCAGGACGACGGTAGCGTCGGACCGAAGGCGGCCGTGACAGCGATGCGATTCTCCGGCGGGGGCACCAATGCCCCCCTCGCGACGATCTCACGCGCTGGCCGAATCATGAATATCACCTGGCCAGGAAAACTCCCCCGCCCCACGCTGGCGCGTAACAGTGCGACGTATCCCGAGGTCCTGCCCGAGGTGGACCTCGTGGTGCACGTATCCGCCACCAGCTTCACCCACGTACTGGTGGTCAAAACGGCGCGGGCAGCGACCCTGCCCCAGATTCGGACCGTCTCGTACGGACTGTCTGGCACCAATCTGCGCTTCAGCGCGGGCCAGGACAGTCGGCTAGCGGCTACCGACATCGGCTCGGGTCAAGTGGTGTTCGAGTCCCCGGCGCCAAAGATGTGGGACGCCGGCGATCCAGCGGAAGCCGTCGCCACAGCCGAGGAATATAACCCTTCCCGATCAGCACCCGAGTCAGCCCATCGAGCCGAGTTGGACGCGACGGTCGACGGGGAAAGGCTAATTATCACTCCCAACGCGGAGTTGCTTGCCAACCCGCAGGCCCGTTTCCCGCTGTACATCGATCCGTTCATCAACCCCACCTCGAACACCTCATGGGCGATGGTCGACTCGGGTTATCCTAACGAGGAATATTGGAAATTTGACGATGAGCCCGACGAACGTGTTGGTCTGTGTCCCACCGATGGCAGCATCTGCAACAGCTCTAAGATAAAGCGCCTCTTCTTCACGCTGCCGACGCCCTACCAGGACGACCGGATTATTGTCTCAAGCGCAACTTTCAAGATCACGATGCTTCATGCTTACGACAGCACCGCGCGTAATGTCTCCCTCTATCGAACCGGATCAATCTCGTCGGCGACGAACTGGAACAACCAGCCAGGCGGATCGGGATGGTCAGGTGCTACTAAGCAGGACACTCGCAGCCCAACGGTGAAACAATCGTCGTGCACGCCGACCAACCACAACGTCACCTTCACCGCCACGCAGGCGGCAAAGGCAGCAGCCACAGGCAACTGGCCCACCGCTACCTTCGGCCTGAAAGCCGATAGCGAGTCCGACTATCACTACGTCAAACGCTTCTGCAGCAATGCTGTTCTTTCGGTCACCTATAACCGACAGCCGGCCGCGCCGACGAGTCTGACGACCAACCCTGGCGGCGCATGTAAGACTGGAACCCCGAACGCCACCTGGTATGTGTCCAGCGTACCGCGCCTGTCGGCCTATCTGGCCGATCCCGATACCTCCGACGCTGAGCCCCTCAACGCCAAATTCACCGTGACGTGGACCCCGTCAGGTGGCACCCTTCAAACGAAGACCTGGACCTCACTAGCCAAAGCAAACAAGTCGACGTTCGACTACAACCTGGCGGACGCGACGACCGGCGTACCGAATCTGCCCGAGAACGTTACGGTGTCCTGGTACGTCGAAGCCTCTGATGGAACAGCATGGAGCCTCAAGAGCGTCATATGCGGTTTCATCCTGGACAAAACCAAGCCGGCCGGCCCAGATATCGACTCCGCCGAGTTCCTTGCCTCCGATGCGCCTGACACCGGGCCTGGATGTGTCGAGAGCGGCGAGTGGATCGAAGGACTGGGTCGGTACGGCACCTTCGCTTTCGACTCCGCGGCCACCGATGTGGTGGCGTACAAGTACGGCTTCAACACTGACCCGGTTCCGACAAACGTGCTCACCCCAGCGACGCAGGGCGGACCAGTGAACCTCACCTGGATGCCCACAACCGAGGCGCCGCACTTCGTGACAGCCGTTGCGGTGGACGCCGCAGGCAAGGAAAGCGACACCTCCATCTGTCACTTCAACATCGCGCCCAGCCCAGCCGTTGGGCAGTGGAGCCTCGCTGACGCGGCCGGCGTCACCCAAGCCGCCGACGGCCGTGGCACCAACCCCGCCGCAGTAGGCCCTGGTGTGACGTTCGCGCAGCCTGGGCCGGGCGGCGCTGCCCACCCGTCGGCGCAGCTTGACGGCACCGCCGGAGCATGGTTGACAACGTCGACCCTGGGACTGGTGAACACCTCGAAGGAGTTCGCCGTTACCGCCTGGGTGAAGGTCGACGATCTCACCCGTCCGCAGGCGGCGGTCTCACAGGACGGCACGGGCCAGCCGGGCTTCTACCTCGGCTACGACCCGAACGGAAGCCGATGGCGTTTCGGCATTCCCACCACAGACGTACAAGCACTCGGCGCATGGGAGGTCGCCAGCACACAGCAGGTGACCGCCGCCACCGGATGGACCCACCTGGCCGCACTCTTTGACCCGGTCAAGGACACCATCTCGCTGTACGTCAACGGAATCCCCTCAGCGACAGGTAGAGCGCCCGCACAGTGGTCCTCCCACGGCAACCTGCAGTTCGGGCGACGCACCGAGCGGACCGGTTACAACTGGGCCTGGAACGGCGGACTTGCCGACATCGCCCTCTACGACCGGATGTTGGCAGCCGACGAGATCAAGACGCTCGCGGCGCCGCGCCTGCAACGACAGGTGTACTGGTCGCTGGATGGCGGCGACGTCCCCGACGACAACCCGAACATCATTGTCAGCCCGGAGACCGTCAACGAGGGTGGCACTCCAGACCCGAACCGCAGCCTAACCCTGTACAACGGCGCGACGATGATGGTGCCCGACCCGGAAGACATCTTCGCCGAGCCGGCGCTGGTGGGTGCCGGACACATGGTGCTCGACGGCATTACCGCATATGCGGCGTCGCCTGCGGCAGTGGTGGGCCAGAACCGCAGCTTCTCGGTAGCCGTACGGGCAAAGCTGGCCGCTGCGTGCTCCGGTAACGAAGTCGTACTCTCTCAGCCCGGCGCCAAGGTGAGCCGTTTCCAGCTACGCTGCGTAACTGCCAACAATCAGATGCGTTGGCAGTTGAGCCTTGCTGCCAACGATGGGCCGAGCACCACCACCACCGTGCTAGTCGACGACGTCCATCTCCCCGACCCGGACGACAGCGACGGCCAGCATCTAGTGGTGACGTACAACGCCTTCACCAAGGAAGTGTTCCTCTACGTTGACGGTGAGCTGGCGCTCAGCGCCCAAGGCACCGACGACGGCACATGGAACGGACCGGACAACGGAGTGCAGGTCGGCCGGGCGCTCCTCGACGGAACTCAGCAAACGCCGGTCTACGGCGGCTACTTCTCTGGCCTCGTCGACGAGATCCGCGTCTACAGCGGTGTTCTCGACCCAGCCACCGTCATTCGGCTGGCCAGCACAACCGCCCAGTCTGACCTCTGACATACCCCACTAGTCGGTCGGCGTTCCGTCGCGGGGCGCCGACCGGCCACCGGTCTTCCCTCAAGCCCCTTCCTTCCGTGGTGGTGACGGCATCATGCTTGCTCGACTGACTTCTTCTCGACCAGCGCGCTCGCGCGCGATCCGGATCTCAGCAACCCTCCTCGCCACCCTCCTCGGTGCGAGCCTCGTCCAGATCCCGGCACCGGAACCCGCTGCCGCGAGCGCCAATCGGCCAGGGCTGCAACCGCAGTCACCGCCGGCA is drawn from Micromonospora sp. NBC_01740 and contains these coding sequences:
- a CDS encoding LamG domain-containing protein; the encoded protein is MTAVSEPQSRIWKGERVDMGQDHAATRRWRMRLTAMTLSLGLVATALWVSDGAPDTEVQALGPAGAAAPWTEMQARTDALKSGRKVEVRSKAGDRQVTYANPDGSFTHESHAQPFRTRQGTEWVPVDTTLVRQDDGSVGPKAAVTAMRFSGGGTNAPLATISRAGRIMNITWPGKLPRPTLARNSATYPEVLPEVDLVVHVSATSFTHVLVVKTARAATLPQIRTVSYGLSGTNLRFSAGQDSRLAATDIGSGQVVFESPAPKMWDAGDPAEAVATAEEYNPSRSAPESAHRAELDATVDGERLIITPNAELLANPQARFPLYIDPFINPTSNTSWAMVDSGYPNEEYWKFDDEPDERVGLCPTDGSICNSSKIKRLFFTLPTPYQDDRIIVSSATFKITMLHAYDSTARNVSLYRTGSISSATNWNNQPGGSGWSGATKQDTRSPTVKQSSCTPTNHNVTFTATQAAKAAATGNWPTATFGLKADSESDYHYVKRFCSNAVLSVTYNRQPAAPTSLTTNPGGACKTGTPNATWYVSSVPRLSAYLADPDTSDAEPLNAKFTVTWTPSGGTLQTKTWTSLAKANKSTFDYNLADATTGVPNLPENVTVSWYVEASDGTAWSLKSVICGFILDKTKPAGPDIDSAEFLASDAPDTGPGCVESGEWIEGLGRYGTFAFDSAATDVVAYKYGFNTDPVPTNVLTPATQGGPVNLTWMPTTEAPHFVTAVAVDAAGKESDTSICHFNIAPSPAVGQWSLADAAGVTQAADGRGTNPAAVGPGVTFAQPGPGGAAHPSAQLDGTAGAWLTTSTLGLVNTSKEFAVTAWVKVDDLTRPQAAVSQDGTGQPGFYLGYDPNGSRWRFGIPTTDVQALGAWEVASTQQVTAATGWTHLAALFDPVKDTISLYVNGIPSATGRAPAQWSSHGNLQFGRRTERTGYNWAWNGGLADIALYDRMLAADEIKTLAAPRLQRQVYWSLDGGDVPDDNPNIIVSPETVNEGGTPDPNRSLTLYNGATMMVPDPEDIFAEPALVGAGHMVLDGITAYAASPAAVVGQNRSFSVAVRAKLAAACSGNEVVLSQPGAKVSRFQLRCVTANNQMRWQLSLAANDGPSTTTTVLVDDVHLPDPDDSDGQHLVVTYNAFTKEVFLYVDGELALSAQGTDDGTWNGPDNGVQVGRALLDGTQQTPVYGGYFSGLVDEIRVYSGVLDPATVIRLASTTAQSDL